GCGCGAAGAAGAAGGCCCACATGCCGCACAGCAGGGCGAACCGCGCGTGGCGCTGAGCGGGATCCGTCGGGTCCCAGCGCATGCCCGTGCCCTGGCCGCCGCCCTGGCCGCCCTCGGGACCGCCGCCCGGCCCGCCCCCGCCGCCCGGACGCTCGCCGAAGCCGCCGGGGGAACGGCCGGGCTGCCGGTCGCTCCACTGGCTGCCCCACGGAGAACGGCCGCCGTCACCCTGGCCGTCCTGCGAGCCGTCGGAGTCCTCGCCGCCGTTCGTCGGGCGGCGCGGCTGCCACGGGCGGTCCGGCGTGCCCTCGGGCGGGGGCGCGAACGGGTTGTCGTCCTCCTTCGCCCCGCCCCGCTCGCCGCCGGGTGCGTCCGGAGGTGAGGTGGGGCGCTCCCGCAGCAGCACGCCGCTGTGCTCCCCTCCCTGCACCGACTGTGGGGGGAGCGTGAGGAGTCGCAGGCTGCGGTCCGGCATCAAGAGAGCGTCTTCCCCTTGTGGATATGACTGGATTACGACTGGGTATGACTGAATCCGGCTGGATTACGGCTGTATTAGGGCTGTATTAGGGCTGGATTCGACTGGTGGATACGAACTTCTGGCTTGAGCTGTCACTGCGTGAACGCACCACACACCGACCGCGTTCCCGAGCCCGCTCGTCGCAGACGCTACCTTCCGGCCACGCCCCCGTCCCGTGGGGGCCGCCCGGTGTGCCGGTATCGTTGCTGACGGTCGGCCGCTTCGTAGACTTCCCCGTATCCCGGGGCGCGAAGCATTCGTATGAAGATACATATCGTCGGCCGTGCTGAACCGCTACCCCGAGAAAGGTCCCCACCGTGGCCGCCAAGCCCGTGGCCAAGCGCCTCGTCGTGCTGGTCTCCGGATCCGGTACGAATCTGCAGGCGCTGCTCGACGCCATCGCCGCCGCAGGCCCCGAGGCCTACGGCGCCCAGATCGTGGCCGTCGGCGCGGACCGAGAGGGCATCGAAGGGCTCGCCCGCGCCGAGCGCGCCGGGATCCCCACCTTCGTCCGCAAGGTGAAGGACTACGGGAGCCGGGACGAGTGGGACGCGGCCCTCGCCGAGGCCGTCGCCGCCCACGAGCCCGACCTCGTCGTGTCCGCCGGGTTCATGAAGATCGTGGGGAAGGAATTCCTGGCGCGGTTCGGTGGGCGGTTCGTCAACACCCACCCCGCCCTTCTCCCCAGTTTCCCGGGAGCCCACGGCGTCCGCGACGCGCTCGCGTACGGCGCCAAGGTCACCGGCTGCACCGTCCACTTCGTCGACGACGGCGTCGACACCGGGCCGATCATCGCTCAGGGCGTGGTCGAGGTCCGGGACGAGGACGACGAGAGCGCTCTGCACGAGCGCATCAAGGAAGTCGAGCGAAGCCTGCTCGTCGATGTCGTGGGGCGGCTCGCCCGCAACGGCTATCGCATTGAGGGACGAAAGGTAGTTATCCAGTGACCGCCACCGCCGAGAGCAACAAGCGGGCCATCCGTCGCGCGCTCGTCAGCGTCTACGACAAGACCGGGCTCGAGGAGCTCGCGCGCGGACTGCACGAGGCCGGCGTCGAGCTCGTCTCCACCGGGTCCACCGCCTCCCGCATCGCCGCCGCGGGCGTCCCCGTCACCAAGGTCGAGGAGCTCACCGGCTTCCCCGAGTGCCTGGACGGCCGCGTCAAGACCCTGCACCCGAAGGTCCACGCGGGCATCCTGGCCGACCTGCGCCTGGAGGACCATCAGCGGCAGCTTGCCGAGCTCGGTGTCGAGCCGTTCGACCTGGTCGTCGTGAACCTGTACCCCTTCCGCGAGACCGTCGCCTCGGGTGCCTCGCCCGACGAGTGCGTGGAGCAGATCGACATCGGCGGGCCGTCCATGGTCCGGGCCGCCGCCAAGAACCACCCGTCGGTGGCCGTGGTCACCAGCCCGGTCCGGTACGCCGACGTGCTCGCCGCCGTCCGCGACGGCGGCTTCGACCTCACCACCCGCAAGCGGCTCGCCGCGGAGGCCTTCCAGCACACGGCGTCCTACGACGTGGCGGTGGCGAGCTGGTTCGCGTCCTCGTACGCCCCTGTGGACGACTCCCAGTTCCCCGACTTCCTGGGCGCCACCTGGGAGCGCGACAACACACTCCGCTACGGCGAGAACCCGCACCAGCCGGCCGCCCTCTACGTCGACGGCAGTGGTGGCGGCCTGGCGAAGGCCGAGCAGCTGCACGGCAAGGAGATGTCGTACAACAACTACACGGACACGGACGCCGCCCGCCGTGCCGCGTACGACCACGACGAGCCGTGCGTCGCGATCATCAAGCACGCCAACCCGTGCGGTATCGCGATCGGTACGGATGTCGCGGAGGCGCACCGCAAGGCACACGCGTGCGACCCGCTGTCGGCCTTCGGCGGCGTGATCGCGGTCAACCGCCCGGTGTCCAAGGAGATGGCCGAGCAGGTCGCCGAGATCTTCACCGAGGTCATCGTCGCGCCCGACTACGAGGAGGGGGCCCTGGAGGCCCTCACCAAGAAGAAGAACATCCGCGTGCTGCGCGCAGCCGACGGCCCGTCCAACCCCGTCGAGGTCAAGCCCGTCGACGGCGGCGTGCTCCTCCAGGTCACCGACCGCCTCCAGGCCGACGGCGACGACCCCGCCAACTGGACCCTCGCGACGGGTGAGGCGCTCACCGCCGAGGAGCTGTCGGACCTCGCGTTCGCCTGGAAGGCCTGCCGGGCCGTCAAGTCCAACGCCATCCTCCTCGCCAAGGACGGCGCCTCGGTGGGCGTCGGCATGGGTCAGGTCAACCGCGTGGACTCCTGCAAGCTGGCGGTCGAGCGGGCCGGTGCGGAGCGGGCCCGGGGTTCGTACGTCGCCTCGGACGCCTTCTTCCCGTTCCCGGACAACATCGACGTCCTGAGCGAGGCCGGCGTCAAGGCCATCGTCCAGCCCGGCGGCTCGGTCCGCGACGAACTCGTCGTCGAGGCCGCGGAGAAGGCGGGCATCGTCATGTACTTCACGGGGACGCGGCACTTCTTCCACTGACGGTGGTCTTCCCCTGATGGTGGGGGACACGAACGAGCGAGGGCCCGCCGGTCGGTGACCGGCGGGCCCTCGCGCCGTCACGTCGAACTGCGCAGCGCCGCCCAGGTGTTGGTGCCCACATCACCGTCGACGGCCAGTCCCTTGTCGCTCTGGAACAGCCTGACCGCGGACACGGTGTCCTCGCCGAACTGGCCGTCCACGCCCGAGCCGCCGACGCTGTAGCCGCGTTTGGTGAGCATGCACTGCACCTGGACGACGCGTTGGCCCTTGTCGCCGTAGGTGGTGAGTTTGGAGCCGGAGTAGTAGGTGCACTGGGAGATCCAGGGCGGGGTGGCGGGTTCCGTCGCTGTCTTGGAGGGGGTGGGGGTCGGGGTGCTGCCGCCGCTGCCGCTCCCGCTACCACCGCTGCCGGGGTCGGCGGTGGTGTCCTCGCCGGGGGTGGCTTGAGCACCGCCCGCTCCGCCCGCGCCGCCCGCGGATCCGGGCGCCTCGCTGTCGGCGGCCTCCGACGCCTCCTCCTTCACGTCCTCCGTCTCCTTGTCGTTCCTCTTCTCCTCGGTGGCGGAGGGCGAGGCGGAGGAGCTGGGCTGCACCGAGGCCGGGCCGTCGTCGGGGGTGACGTCGGTGGCGGCCGTCGGTGAGGCGGAGGCGGTTTCGTCGAGGTCGGGGCGCGTGAGGAAGAAGGCGCCCGCGGCCACGGCGACGACGGCGATGCCGGCTACGAGGGCGAGGTAGGGCCCCTTTCGCTTACGACGGTCGCCGTGCTCGCCGACCGTGAGTGCGGCGGAGGGGTCGTACTGAACGGGCGTCTCCCCTGGGCCGCCGTGCCGCCCCGGCGGCGTCGGTGTCCCGTACGCCCCGTACGCCCCGTACGCCCCTGGCGGCGTCGCCGAACCGGAAGCCGAACCGGAGACAGGACCGGAAGCCGAACCGGAGGCAGAACCGGAGGCAGAACCGGAAGCCGGACCGGGCGCAGGACCGGAACCAGGACCGTACGCAGGACCGGGCGCAGGACCGGAACCAGGACCGGAACCAGGACCGTACGCAGGACCGGGCGCCGGAGCCGCCACCTGCCACGTCGGCGGACGGAAGTGTCCGGTGTCCTCGGCGGAGGCGTCTTCCAGCAGCTCACAGCCCTGCTGCCGGGCGATCAGGCGGGCGGCCAGCGGTTCGTGCCAGGAAGAGGTGCGGCCATGACCGGCGGCCGTGGCCGCGCCGGTCAGCTGCTCCGGGGTGGGCCGCCCGGCGGGGTCCTTGGCGAGGCAGGAGGACAGCAGCTCGGCCAACGCGGGGTCGGCGGCCGTGAGTTCCTCCATGACCTCGTGCTTGGGCTCCTCGAAGGCGATCCGGTGCATGACATCCACGCCCGTGCCGTCGCCGAAGGGAGCGTGTCCGGTGGCGGCGTAGATGATCGTGCCGGCGAGGGAGAAGACGTCGGAGACGGTGTCGCAGCGGCCCTCGCGCAGATACTCGGGGGACATGAAGGCCGGCGTGCCGACCCGGTTGCCGGTCGTGGTGATCGCGCTGCTGTCGGCGGCCTGCGAGATGCCGAAGTCGATGACGTGTGCGCCCTGCGAGGACAGGATGACGTTGGACGGCTTGAGGTCCCGGTGTACGACCCCGGCGGCGGCCAGCGCCGACAGCGCCTTCCCCAGGTCCGCCACCAGCCGCCACACCCCGGCCGGCTCCAGCGGGCCGCACTCGCGGACGGCGTCGGCGAGGTTGAGGCCGGGCAGGTACTGGGTGGCCATCCACAGCAGCTCGTCCTCGAACCCGGTGCCGAGCAGGCGCGGCGCGTGCGGAGTGACGACGCGCGCGTGCACGGCGGCTTCCCGCTGGAACCGCCGCCGGAAATCCGGGTCCTCGGCGTACTCGGGCCGGATCACCTTCACGGCGGCGAGTCCCGGGCCGTTGTCGACGGGGCGGGCCAGGTACACCCGGCCCATGCCGCCGCTGCCGAGCCGCCCGAGCGGCAGATACAGCCCGATGTGCCCAGGGTCAGCGGGCTGCAGCGGCGTCGCCCCGGCCTGCTTCAGCGCGGCGCCACCGGACGCCGGGTCGTACGACGGCTTGGGGTGCCGTTGGTCTGTCATGGATCCCCCGAGTGCGGTTCTTCCCCAACCGGCTGATGGGTCGCGTCAGTTGACGCGAGGCTACCGTGCCGGTGCGGGGGATCACCCCGGAGGAGCAGAAGTGCGGAGGCTGCGGCGCCCATGACGGACGCCGCAGCCGGTTGAACGCACGCCTCCCCCCAGGTGACGTGTGAACACTGTGCTGGGATTACGGGTCGGGCGGTACCTGCAACTTTCCAGGGTGACCGCGGGGATTGCCTCAGTACCAGGAGATGGTCTCGGCGCGGTGGTGGATGCGGGTGCCCTCTGCGGGGATGCGGTACCCGTCGCCCTGCTTGACCTGTGCGAGGTGGTAGGCCCCGCCGTCCTGCGACTTGGAGCTGTCACCTCGGTGGAACGTCACATAGCCGTACGGTCCACTTCCGTCGTACAGCACGACGGAGCCGCTCCACTTGAGCTGGTCGTCGGCCTTGCTCCAGGTGTTGTCGCCGACCTTGCCGTCCGCAGTGAGGCCGTAGCGCTTCTGCCAGGCAATCGTGGCGTCTCTGGTCCCGGGGCCGAACTGCCCGTCGATCTCGAAGAGATCCAACAGGTGTTCGGAGGCCAGGATGCTCTGCCACAGGAAGACGATGTCGGTGTTCGAGGACTCTCCGCAGCCGTAGCAGAGGGAGTTGCCGAGTTCGTCGAAGTGGTCGCCGAAGTCATCGGTCACGGAGTCGGCGCCGTCCACGAAGGTGGTGCCGTACGCCCCGGAGTTCCCCGCGTAGGCGGCCTGTGCCGGGGTGGTGGTCAGCATCAGTGACAGCCCGGCGGCCAGTGCGCCCAGGCCCAGCTTCCAACGAGTGATGCGCATGAGAGTGTCCGTCCTCAGAGGGTGGTCAGCTGGTTGAAGTGGACGCGATAGCCGCGCATCGACTTGACGCCGTCGTACTGAAAGACCTCGTGGACTCTGTAGGCGCCGCTGTCCTGGGTCTTCGACGTGCTGCCGCGGTTGAAGACCACCGCGCCGGAGTTGTACTTCCCGGTGTAGGTGATGTCGACGTTGGAGAGCCACACGAGCTTGTCGTCGGCCTTGCTCCAGGTGTTGTCCCCGACCTTGCCGTCCGCGCCGAGGCCGTAGCGCTTCTGCCAGGCAATGGTGGCGTCTCTGGTCCCGGGGCCGAACTGCCCGTCGATGTCTCCGAAGTTCAGCAGATCCTCGGCCACGAGGATGCTCTGCCAGAGGACGACGATGTCGGTGTTCCAGGAGTTTCCGCAGCCGTAGCAGAGGGAGTTGCCGAGTTCGTCGAAGTGGTCGCCGAAGTCGTCGGTGAGCTTGTCGGCGCCGTCCACGAACGTGGTGCCGTACGCCCCTGAATTCTGCGAGTACGCGGCATGCGCGGGGCCGACGGCGAGCACCGTGGCCAGTCCTGCGGCTATGGCGGCGAGGCCGATCTTCCCTTGCTTCTTCAACGTGGGTGTCCCTTCGGGTGGAGGAATCGGCGCGCGTGGCCGTGTGCTCAATGTGCCGGGAATGCGAGGGAAGGCGTACCTGCAAGGTTTTAGGGTGAGGTGGGTTCACCACCCGCCTGTGCCGTCGATGCGTCCGGGGGAAGCTCGCACCACACCGTCTTGCCGATGGGTGTCAGCCACACGCCCCAGCGTCGGGCGACCGCGTCGAGCAGGAGGAGGCCGCGGCCCGTCTCGTCGTCACCGCTGGGGCTGCGTGCGATGAGCCAGGTGTGCGGGTCGGGGTCGGTGACCTCCAGGCGCGTACGGCCGTCCGGGGTCAGAAACAGGCGGACGGTCACGGCGGCGCCCTCGCCGACGTGGTTGATCATGTTGGTGAGCAACTCGCTGACGCAGAGCTGGGCTTCGGGGCAGGGTGCGCCCAGGTGCTCGCGTACCGCGTGGCGTACCTCGGCTACGGCCTTGGGGAGCGCGAGCAGTTCGAGGACGAGCGGTTCGGTCACCGTCCCGCCGCCTTGCGCAGGGCGGTGATCAGGGCGCGGGCGGTGGCCTGGTCTTCGACGCAGGCGTCGGTGTCGTGGTGGGGGTGGGGATGCATGGGGGTACGTCTCCGTGTGCGGTCTGTGACGAATCACTCACAGACTGGCGTCGAGTTGCGTACCGTGAAAGGGGATTCGGCTGTGCACGAGCAAGTGAGAAACGGCGGTGATGAGTTGTGCCCGCGAAGAAGGACCCTGACGCGTCGACGAGTGTTCCCTGCTTCTACGGCGCCGAGTTGCGCTACAGGAGGGAACAAGCGGGGCTGACGCTGGAGCAGTTGGTGGAGGGGAGTTTCCGGGGGATCTCGTTCCTCAGCCAGATCGAGCGGGGCGAGCGGGGGATGCCGATGGACTTCGCCAGGCATGTGGACGAGCGGCTGGGGACGGACGGGTTTTTCCAGCGGCGGTGTGAAGACGCGGCCAAGGCGCGGCGGGCGGGGCACCAGTGGTACTCCGCGGAAATCCCGGACATGGAGAAGCAGGCGCAGACGCTGGAGGAGTGGGCACCCAATGTCGTCCCGGGGCTTCTGCAGACCGGAGCGTACATGCGGGGTCTCATTCGGTACGTGGAGCCGGAGACGCCACCGGAGACGGCCGAGGAGCGTGTCAATGCACGGTTGGCGCGTGCGGAGTTGTGGAAACGCGAGGACCGGCCCACCTACTGGGGGATCCTGGGCGAGTCAGTTATCCGGAGGACGCCGCTTCCCCCGGCCGTGTTGGCCGAGCAGTTCGAGCACATCCTCGACGTGCTCCGCTCCACGCAGAGCGTTCTCCAGATCATTCCGGAAACGACCTCCTGGCACCCCCTCATGAACGGCATGGCCAAGATCATGACCTTTGCCGACGCTCCCCCGGTGGTGTACACCGAGGGTGATTCCACTGGGAAGATCGTCGACTATCCGGCCCATGTGCAGGCGTACCGTCGTAAGTACGATCTGCTCAGGGCCGTCGCGCTGCCACCCGAGGCGTCCCTGGCCTTGATGGAAGAAGCAGTGAGGACCTACAAAGATGAAGCGCAGCAAGGGGATTGACCCGAGTTCTGTCGCTTGGCGCAAGAGCAGCTACAGCAACGCCGAAGGCGGCGAGTGCGTCGAAGTAGCCGACAACCTCCCCGGCACCGTCCCCGTCCGCGACTCCAAGAACCCCACAGGCCCCGTCCTCCTCTTCGGGGACAGGGCCTGGGCCCAGTTCGTCGGTGCGCTCAACGCGTAGCGGCTCCCAGTCGCTCGGACCACTCCTGGAACTTCGGGGCGACGCGCATCAGCTCTCCGCTGTCCGGCCCGGCCGTCAGGTAGTAGAGGGACTCGTCCACGGGGTCGTCGTCGCCGCCCCAGCGGACCGCTCCCGCGCAGCCCGAGACGATGTCCCGGATCGTCCGGACCTGCTGCGGGAAGTAGCTGCCCCGGGATCTGGCGCCGGGGACGAGCCGCAGGGCCGTACCCGACGACAGGTTGGAGGCGGGGCTCGTCAACGGTGTGCGGCCGATTCTGCTCCAGCCCTGCACGTCGCCGGCGCGGAGTTCCTGGACCTCGTAGTGGAAGCGGCGCGCTATGTGGAGGAGAAGGAGTTCCGGCAGCCCGATCCGTACGTCGACGCGGAGTCCGGTTCCGGAGACGGAGCGGGTCCAGACCGTCGAGACGTGGTTGGCCTGGTTCTGGATCTGCCAGCCGTTCTGCGACAGTGGGATCTTCGTCGGCCGGAGGCCGGACGTCGGCGCGATGCGGTCGGCTGCCGTGGCTGTGCCGGTTGGAAGGAGGTACGCGGCCGTGGCCGCGGTGCCGACGGCCAGGACGGTGCGTCGGTTGGGGTGTGCGCTCATGTCGAAGCCCTTCTCAGCTCGTCCGGATGGTGCGGTTGTACTGCTCCAGGACCCGGTACAGGCCGAGCAGTTCGCCCCCGTACTTCTCGGCCCCGTCGCCCGTGCCGTTGTAGCGGGCGAGGATGGCCTGTGAGTCGCTGTCGCTGGTGTTGAGGCCGGGGCGCGGGACGCTGATCTGATGCGCGTTGTAGATGGTGAGATAGGCCGCGGTGCTGATGTTGTACGTCGGGTC
The nucleotide sequence above comes from Streptomyces sp. NL15-2K. Encoded proteins:
- the purN gene encoding phosphoribosylglycinamide formyltransferase, giving the protein MAAKPVAKRLVVLVSGSGTNLQALLDAIAAAGPEAYGAQIVAVGADREGIEGLARAERAGIPTFVRKVKDYGSRDEWDAALAEAVAAHEPDLVVSAGFMKIVGKEFLARFGGRFVNTHPALLPSFPGAHGVRDALAYGAKVTGCTVHFVDDGVDTGPIIAQGVVEVRDEDDESALHERIKEVERSLLVDVVGRLARNGYRIEGRKVVIQ
- the purH gene encoding bifunctional phosphoribosylaminoimidazolecarboxamide formyltransferase/IMP cyclohydrolase; amino-acid sequence: MTATAESNKRAIRRALVSVYDKTGLEELARGLHEAGVELVSTGSTASRIAAAGVPVTKVEELTGFPECLDGRVKTLHPKVHAGILADLRLEDHQRQLAELGVEPFDLVVVNLYPFRETVASGASPDECVEQIDIGGPSMVRAAAKNHPSVAVVTSPVRYADVLAAVRDGGFDLTTRKRLAAEAFQHTASYDVAVASWFASSYAPVDDSQFPDFLGATWERDNTLRYGENPHQPAALYVDGSGGGLAKAEQLHGKEMSYNNYTDTDAARRAAYDHDEPCVAIIKHANPCGIAIGTDVAEAHRKAHACDPLSAFGGVIAVNRPVSKEMAEQVAEIFTEVIVAPDYEEGALEALTKKKNIRVLRAADGPSNPVEVKPVDGGVLLQVTDRLQADGDDPANWTLATGEALTAEELSDLAFAWKACRAVKSNAILLAKDGASVGVGMGQVNRVDSCKLAVERAGAERARGSYVASDAFFPFPDNIDVLSEAGVKAIVQPGGSVRDELVVEAAEKAGIVMYFTGTRHFFH
- a CDS encoding serine/threonine-protein kinase — its product is MTDQRHPKPSYDPASGGAALKQAGATPLQPADPGHIGLYLPLGRLGSGGMGRVYLARPVDNGPGLAAVKVIRPEYAEDPDFRRRFQREAAVHARVVTPHAPRLLGTGFEDELLWMATQYLPGLNLADAVRECGPLEPAGVWRLVADLGKALSALAAAGVVHRDLKPSNVILSSQGAHVIDFGISQAADSSAITTTGNRVGTPAFMSPEYLREGRCDTVSDVFSLAGTIIYAATGHAPFGDGTGVDVMHRIAFEEPKHEVMEELTAADPALAELLSSCLAKDPAGRPTPEQLTGAATAAGHGRTSSWHEPLAARLIARQQGCELLEDASAEDTGHFRPPTWQVAAPAPGPAYGPGSGPGSGPAPGPAYGPGSGPAPGPASGSASGSASGSASGPVSGSASGSATPPGAYGAYGAYGTPTPPGRHGGPGETPVQYDPSAALTVGEHGDRRKRKGPYLALVAGIAVVAVAAGAFFLTRPDLDETASASPTAATDVTPDDGPASVQPSSSASPSATEEKRNDKETEDVKEEASEAADSEAPGSAGGAGGAGGAQATPGEDTTADPGSGGSGSGSGGSTPTPTPSKTATEPATPPWISQCTYYSGSKLTTYGDKGQRVVQVQCMLTKRGYSVGGSGVDGQFGEDTVSAVRLFQSDKGLAVDGDVGTNTWAALRSST
- a CDS encoding peptidoglycan-binding protein, which codes for MRITRWKLGLGALAAGLSLMLTTTPAQAAYAGNSGAYGTTFVDGADSVTDDFGDHFDELGNSLCYGCGESSNTDIVFLWQSILASEHLLDLFEIDGQFGPGTRDATIAWQKRYGLTADGKVGDNTWSKADDQLKWSGSVVLYDGSGPYGYVTFHRGDSSKSQDGGAYHLAQVKQGDGYRIPAEGTRIHHRAETISWY
- a CDS encoding peptidoglycan-binding protein, with amino-acid sequence MKKQGKIGLAAIAAGLATVLAVGPAHAAYSQNSGAYGTTFVDGADKLTDDFGDHFDELGNSLCYGCGNSWNTDIVVLWQSILVAEDLLNFGDIDGQFGPGTRDATIAWQKRYGLGADGKVGDNTWSKADDKLVWLSNVDITYTGKYNSGAVVFNRGSTSKTQDSGAYRVHEVFQYDGVKSMRGYRVHFNQLTTL
- a CDS encoding ATP-binding protein; amino-acid sequence: MTEPLVLELLALPKAVAEVRHAVREHLGAPCPEAQLCVSELLTNMINHVGEGAAVTVRLFLTPDGRTRLEVTDPDPHTWLIARSPSGDDETGRGLLLLDAVARRWGVWLTPIGKTVWCELPPDASTAQAGGEPTSP
- a CDS encoding helix-turn-helix transcriptional regulator encodes the protein MPAKKDPDASTSVPCFYGAELRYRREQAGLTLEQLVEGSFRGISFLSQIERGERGMPMDFARHVDERLGTDGFFQRRCEDAAKARRAGHQWYSAEIPDMEKQAQTLEEWAPNVVPGLLQTGAYMRGLIRYVEPETPPETAEERVNARLARAELWKREDRPTYWGILGESVIRRTPLPPAVLAEQFEHILDVLRSTQSVLQIIPETTSWHPLMNGMAKIMTFADAPPVVYTEGDSTGKIVDYPAHVQAYRRKYDLLRAVALPPEASLALMEEAVRTYKDEAQQGD
- a CDS encoding DUF397 domain-containing protein, which codes for MKRSKGIDPSSVAWRKSSYSNAEGGECVEVADNLPGTVPVRDSKNPTGPVLLFGDRAWAQFVGALNA